The Amaranthus tricolor cultivar Red isolate AtriRed21 chromosome 14, ASM2621246v1, whole genome shotgun sequence DNA window ttaaaaacaaACGAACCGTTATTTCCCgtattgtaaaggtgtaaaaaaaccgcGTTTTGGGCTGCattaagggatatcttatggtcTCGATCGATAGTAGACGatatgataaccgcatcactcctGTTTTTACACTTTGGATAGGATTATTTTGTTGCACAATTTTTCTCACTAATTTGGcaatgtttgtttatttttattgccTCCTGTTTTTATTGGtgtaaattctatttgaaacAATCGGCTACATATGGTCTGTATCTTCATTAACTTCGTGTGATTAACATATCGGGGCGATGGCCTAGCTAAGATAGTGAACGCTCAAACATTTTTTTAGGGTCCAAAACCCCAAGCTTCTTCTCTCTTTGTTTCATTCCTCTTACAAAAGGAAACAGTTCACTAGCATTCAATAAAGCTGGTTTCACATGCAGGTGCTCATACTCGCATATAAATTGCTAATTTAGCTCAATCCGGCCTTTTACTCTTGAAGAGGATATCCATCTAAGTGTCAAATTAGTGACTAATGGTCCTTAACACAAAATTATCTTTTTCCCGATCCCCACACAAGTATATAATTATCATCGCTTAATCAAAGTTTTGGTATCAACTTGTCTTTACTCACCCAAGTTGACAAAAGTTTCATGAGAGGGAGTTACATGCTACTGTTTCCGTAAAGTTCTAAAATTTGCCTTCTTTTGGGAAAGGCATTCATTTACAAGTTCATTGGATTTGGCATTTGATAGGAGCTTCAATGGGTCATTGTCTTTATTTGCATGTTGGAGAGAAGAGAGAGGAGGGGAGTCTTTGAGGTTTGTGGTTCAGCCTTTAGGCCTTAACCAATGGATTATTAACCTTTGTTTGAATTGAACTGTCACTGTCAACTCTGGAAGAAGTTTTGAATTCATTCGTTTTCTTGATGGACCcatgaattaaattaaaaaagaagaaaacaaaatttgaagGAAATCGCATGTTGTAGTCTATCTTATTTAGGCTCGGGTATTTGTTTGGAACGCGGGTGTGTGTTCAGTGTTAGACTAGACTGTTTCGTGAAATGTTTTGGTTAGTTTAGCCAAAACTGTACTAATGACACTGGATTGTCGAGGATGTCACATGATATGTGCGTTAAATTGAAGAGTCCAAGTATCGTAGTTATAAACTCTCTTGTTAAGCTATAAAATCCAGTTTCTGTTTCAAGTCTAATTTTGATGGTTTGATCTATAATTTTTCTCTTTCTGAATGTCATGTCTATAACTTCATGTATTAAACCCTTATCATGATCTAGAACGTATCTACCATCTTGCTCGAGATTGGTCTAAATCActctttttttcaaattttggtacagaaatcattaaaaatttagTAAGTTGTCTCTGATAATAGGATCCTCCACATTGTGCTATTTGTAACCTGAGCGTCAGCATAAGCAATTGTTTCTACTATGTTACGTACGAATTGAtggttgttttcttttttgggcttttaaaattattgattagGTTCCTTTCCTGACATCTCTATTTGCCAGATTCTTCTTCTGTTTCAGAAGATGATGCTTTGAAGGCATTCCTATCAAGGTCCGCTTCTGGACACACCTCCTTCTCTGCCTCTGGGAAGGCTTCTGATCAGCCCAAGCGAACACCCGTCTTAAACGATGAGATTGAGGCTATATTGGTACTGCAATATCTCTTAGAACTATTCTACATTTTTACCTCGGACTTTAAACTACCAACTATTTATCATGCCTTTTTTACTTTGCAGTTGGGTGGATGCATCTAAATTTATTGAAATTGTCAATCGCTACACAATTCCTTGTAATAACACTTTGGTAAATTGGTTTTGGGTATGAAATATTGTTGCTGCATTTTAACAGCAGTAAGAAAAGCAGCATAACTGCGTGGAAATTTGGTCAAAATACATCAGAAACATGGTTTCACCAGCTGATGTATACCTGACAATATTGTGACTACTTCATACTTCTCTATACTGAATGAAGTCATACCATGATTGCATTCTTCAACTTTTGAGATGCATTGCTATgtacaataattaattacacctatttttagtattatacCAAACTAAATTATCTTTTATGTCATTGAACTGTTCATGCTTCTATGCTTCTATGCATAATATGTGgttcatagtgcaaaaacaaggctgcATTACATCGCATCGTCTGTTCTAAAGGtctaaaaaagtaataaatattACCGCGTTGTAAAGGGGTAAAAAACTGCATTTTGGACTGTTTTAAGGATTATCTATTTGGCATCATGCTAACCACATCACTCCGTTACCATCACTATGCTGTTACCGCGATTGTAACTGTTaccacatttttgcactatggtttgGTTAGTTAGCTTAAAAAGAATGAAAGGAAAATATGAATACGAATTTGAGATGATTTAAGTTCTAACTTTTGATCTGTACAGAACAAACAAAAGTAAAGTGAACACTCTGAAAACTTACTAAACTCTTCGACCTAGCTTGTTGATTGGCTTTCAAGCTTCTCAATCAAAGGCTCTAGCACAACCGACTTTGGGTTCGTCATTGGAGGACCTTTCTCCCTTCTCTCAAGCTCTTCAAGCCTGAAGGTAATAAGCCTATCCCAATTCCCTCCTTCAAAGAGCACTCCTGCCTTTCCATCAGTAATCCTCTGCACAATACCACAATACATATAGTATGGATTGTTTGGATTCTTTACAACAGCGATCATCCCCGGCAACACCAATGGCAATGTTGGTGGTTTTGGTTTCTTCGAGCTCAAAACCATCTTCAAATCATCATTGCGTTTTGATTTTGTCTTAGGAGGAGGTGGGTTTTTTTCAATGAAGCTCTTAAGTCCCTTTTCACCTCCGGGAAATCCACCAGTTAAGCCCAAGAGTTCCTTCTCAAATCCATCTTCAGGTACTATCTCTTGAATGTTTGAGGCTGCGAATGCGTTGTTATCCAATTCTTCCTCTTCATTTCCGTCACTCGTTTTTGGTGGGGTTTGAGTGTCTTTCTTAAGCTCTTCTTTGAGACCTGCCTCACCATTGCATAATCCTCTGCCACCCATGATCTGGTACAAGTCAAATTTAGCAGAAACTATGGGTTTAGTTGAGATTGTTTTAGGACATGAAGTGGAAATTGATCTTAGAGTTGATAGTTTGATGTGGTTTTGGCCAAGAAATTGTGATTTCTGGAGGTGGGCACCTTGAAAACTTGGGGGTACTAACGAACAAGATGCCATTGCAACAGTCTAATGCAGGTTGTAACAGGGGATGAGAGACTAAAGAGAGATAGAAAGAATGTGTGTTTGATCTTGTGAAAGTCTGGCCACATGATTTTTGTATTTGTGGGGTTTTATTTGGTTATATCTTCTCATttcttatctttttcttttgaataaAACAATTATTCACTATAGATGTTCGTTTGGTGTATTGGATTGGTCTCGGATTTAGTGCTTCGGGTTGgatcaaaattaaaacttgTGTTGGCTTATCACATTGAAACTAGTTTGGGTTCAGgtcatataaaaataaaacgtAAATTCATTACCCAAACTTAACCCTTTTATTTAATTGGTCGAAAATCACAATtctgatttgatttgtaaagATCAAGTTGATCAGATTAAGACCCGCTTAACCTGTTcagagttttttatttttattttagggttttgaacattgaatctaaattttttttcatgtttcaATTCTAAACTTTTTGGTTATGAgctatttattttgtatttactacgaaaatagaaaaaataaatgaaataaggTTTAGTTATATTGATTAATGTAATTCAAACTTAACTCTCTTAATTAGAGGAAAAATTAATAGGAAtgtttaacttttgtttttatttcttcaGAAAATTCCACCAAAGTATAATTTGACCAAAAAgtatgaaatattaaaaaaaaacataaatccaCTTTTCTCAGTTCTTATCCAACCACCACATGCCCCTATCCCTATGTTCGCCATTGAAAGAACTACTTTTAGTTACTTAGATTTATCATGatcttaaattttttatgttcTAGAAATTAATGGTGTAGAAGgcttcttatttttctttttctaaacacccataatatatatatatatatatatatatatatatatatatacatatatatatatatatacatatatatatatatatacatatatatatattatacatatatatatatacatatatatatatatatatatacatatatatatatatatatacatatatatatatatacatatatacatatatacatacatatatacatatatacatacatatatacatatatacatatatatatatatacatatatatatacatatatatatatatatacatatagatatctatatacatatatatatatatatatacatatagaaatctatatatatatatatatatatatatatatatatatatatatatatatatatatatatatatatatatatatatatacatctatatacatatatatacatatatatacatatatatacatatatatacatatatatatatatatatatatatatatatatatatatatatatatatatatatatatatatacatctatatacatatatatacatctatatacatatatatacatattacatatatatacatctatatacatatatagacatatatatactaatatagtatatatatatatatatatatagatgatatatatattttaatatatatatagtatagtagtttatatataatagatatatatttatatatagtatacttacatacatactcatacatacatacatacatacatacattacatacatacatatcatatatatatatatatatatataatatatatatagatatatatatatatatatatatatatatatacatatatatatataactatatatatatatacatacatatatatatatatattacatatatatatatatacatatacatatatatacatatacatatatatattatatatatatataaatatatatatataatattatatatatatatataatatacatatatatatatatacatatacatatatatatatatatatatatatatatatataatatacatatatatatatatatatacatatatNNNNNNNNNNNNNNNNNNNNNNNNNNNNNNNNNNNNNNNNNNNNNNNNNNNNNNNNNNNNNNNNNNNNNNNNNNNNNNNNNNNNNNNNNNNNNNNNNNNNtatatatatatatatatatatatatatacatatatatatatatatatatatatatatatatatcttatatatatatatatatatatatatatatatatatatatatatatatatatatataatatatacatatatatatattatatatatatatatacataatatatatatataatatatatatatatatatatatatatatatatatatacatatatatatatatatatatatatatataatatatatatatatatatatatatatatatatatatatacatatatatatatatatatatacatatatatatatatatatatacatttatatatatatacatatatatatatatcatatatatatatatatatatatatatatatatatatatatatatatatatatatatatatatatatatatatatatatatataatatataattataaatcatatatatatatattatatatagtatatatatatatatatatatatatatactatatatatatatacatatatatatatatatatatatatatatatatatatatatatatatatatatatatatatatatatatatatatatatatatataaactatatgtataaatatatatatatatatatatatatatatatatatatatatatatatatatatatatatatatatatatatatatatatatatatatatatatatatatatatatatatattatatatatatatatatatatatatatatatatatatttatatgacaTCTCTATGCCCTCAAGGCCGGCAACCCCCTCAGCTTCTCCTATCTCTGTCGTTCCCATGCTTCCCTGCACTTCGGATTCCCCGGCTACGCCGGCAGCTTCAGGGGGTGAGAGATCGGCCCCCAGCGAGGAGCAGTTGGAGCCGCTATTAAGCATCGAAGAGTCATTTTCCGAGTGACTTGTTTAGGTTGTTTAAGGTTTTCTGTGGAGTAGAATCTTCTTGTACCCCTTTTTGTGAAAACAATATCTGGGACTTGGCCTATTTGTATagcattttttgttattttacgcGTGTTTTAATGCTTTATTCTATGCTTTGCTGGATTTTGATTTGAAATTCATCGTTCCCTTTAACTTTATGTTTGATCGTCCGTTTTGCCCCTTGAGCACTTCAGAGGGGCGAATTACAAAATGCGGAATGCTAGTATCAATACATCCAATTTATAGGTTCCAAACTTGCCTATCTTGACAGAGTATCGGCCAGTGCATTCTCGGATCTGGGAATGTGGACAATTACAACCGAGTTAAATTTTTCTATTGCTTCTTGTACCTTGACGAAGTACATCTTCATGCCATCATCCTTTGCTTCATAATTGCCATTCACATGTTCGGCTATCAGTTGCGAGTTCGTATGTGCAATAACCATTTTTGCACCAGATGCAAGGCATATTCCTAATCCTAACAACAGGGCTTCGTATTTCGCTTCGTTGTTGGTGGCCATGAATTTGAATCGTACTGCATGTTCTAGCCTAGCACCATTGGGAGAGATGATTAATAGTCCCGCTCCGGAACAAAGGCGGGTGGAGGAACTGTTGACATAGAATTTCCATGCTTCTTCCGAAGGGACTTCTTCCATTGATCCGGTCATCTCTGCTATGAAATCTGCCAGCGCTTGCGCCTTGATTGTCGTTCTAGGTTCATATTCGATACCATAATCGGCCAATTGATTGACCCAGTCTACGACGCGGGCCGATTGATTCTTAATTTCCAATAGCTTTCTCATGGGCTGAGAAGTTCGTATAACAATGGGGTGAGACAGGAAATATGGCTTAAGCTTTCGACTAGCCATAACCAAGGCGAAGAGTGATTTTTCGATCGGGCTGTACCGGGACTCAGAGCCGCGGAACGTGTGGCTGATATAGTAAATGGGGCATTGTTGTTTGTGCCTTTCCGCCAACAGCACCGCACTCAATGAATAGTCCGAAACAGACACATATAAATACAAGGTTTCACCCGACAAGGGCGAAGCGAGCTTGGGCATTTCGACAAGGAATTTCTTGAGTTCAACAAACGCTTTTTCGGCCTCTTTATCCTACTCGAAATTGGTCTGCTTTAGAACACAGGAGAATGTTGAACAGCGATCGGCCGATTTTGACATGAAGCGACTCAAAGCTGCGATGCAGCTGGTGAGGCGTTGCACCTCCTTGACAATTCTAGGAGACTTCATTGCCAAAATGGCTTATATTTTGTCCGGGATAGCCTCGATTCCTCTTTCATCAACAAGGAAGCCGAGGCATTTCCCGCCAGTGACTTCGAAGACACACTTCTCAGGATTAAGTCGCATTCTGTTGGCGAGCAGGGTTTCAAACGTCTCTCGAAGGTGTTCGGCGTGATCCTCGACTCTTTTGCTCTTAGCTATCATGTCATCGACGTACACTTCTAAATTTCAGCTAAATTGCCCCTTGAATACCTTATTAATCATCCGTTGGTAGGTCGCTCCCGCATTCTTCAGGCCAAAAGGTATCACCGTGACAAAGGCGGTATGCGGCCTATCTTCCGCGGCTAGTGGGATTTGGTGGTACCCAGCATTGGCATCCATGAAACTCAGCAGGGCGTGGCCGGCAGTAGAATCTACCAATTTATCTATTTTGGGCAGCGGATAATCATCTTTTGGGCAGGCTTTGTTCAAGTCCGTGAAGTCCACGCACATTCTCCACTCCTCGGATGGCTTCTTCACAAGGACCACATTAGCTAAGCAGTCCGAATACTTGCATTCTCTGATGAACCCAGCTTTCAGTAGCCGATCAACTTTCTCTCTAGCGGCCCGTGCCCTCTCAGCGCCTTGTTGTCGTAACTTTGCTTAACCGACTTATAGCCGAGTTTGATGTCGAGGTGATGGGAGGCTACCTCGGCTGGGATTCCTGGCGTTTCCTCGACGGCATAGGCAAACACCTCCCGGTATTACCGAATAACGGCTATTAGGTCCTCCCTCAAGGGTCCGACTAATTTTTTGCCGAGACGTATCTTTTCTGCACCCCAAGTCGCGATTTCTTCATATCCTTCTACCGGCTCGGGTTGAGTCATTTTACGGCTATCATCATCAGCCACATGTAAGACCGACTCCACCTACTCTACCTTTTTCTTCCGACTTTCATTCTCAAGCTCACTGCTCTCAATCCCCATCTTAAGCAAATAAACCTGACATTCTCTGAGATCTTTTGATCCCCGAACAAAATTCCAACCTTGCCGTCGTCCTTTTCATAATGGATGAGCAATTGGTGCGTGGATATGACGGCTTTGATTTTATTGATGAGGGGAAGACCCATGATAATGTTATACGGGAAAGGAATATCCACTAGAGTAAAGCGAACCGGCAAGGTTCGGCCATTTCCCTTCTCTCCAAATCTGGCCGGCAAAAATATAGTACCGGATGGGCTGACTCTGCTTCCTCCAAATCCAATCCGCGGACGTTCTAGCTTTTCTAAGTGCTCAGGGCCGTACTGCCGAAGCTGCCGTGCTGCCGGTGTCCACCAGGACCCTGCGGACATTCATGAGACCCAGCTTGATGGTAAGTACAATGGGGTCCGAGTGGGGATGTTGAATCGGCTGACTAACCTCCCCGATTATCATCTTCGGCCCATCTACCGCTCGTTTATCCTCGGCGGTCATAATTTTCAAAGTATGAACGCTATCTTTAATTGAACGATTATTGGGGTAGTGTTCTGAATATCCTCCTGATATCATATGAATTATTCCTTTAGTGGCCTCGGATTGTTGATCATCATTTCCACTTGATCTCCTTGAAAATCTTTGCCGACCATCTTCTCCTTGATATCCTTGTCATGTTTTAGATATCTATCTAGCTCTTCTTTATCGGCTAACCTGTAAAGGACTTTCTTCAATTCACGACATTGAGATAGAGTGTGGTTGTGTTCTCTGTGGTACTCGCACCATAAATCCATATTCCTTCTATTCTGGGATGTTGAAACCTTAGGAGGGATGGGCAATTGTTCCCTGATATAATAGAACATATCCTTCTGGCTCTTGTTGAAATGATATTCCCCATTATCCCTGGCCTCAAAAGTAGGGTAAGCTTATGTCAGCGTGGGTCTCCTGCCTTCATCCTGGGAAACCTCTCCCTCCTGTAGGAGTCCGAGTTACGCCAGTTAGGCGTCCGCTCCTGTGAGCGTCTCGCCTTCTTCTTGGAATCTAGGGGCGTGCAGATGTCAGATGCCCTGATAAATCTCTGAACTATCTCCATAGCTTCAGTGTAGGTATAAAGGTTGTGCTCCAAGAGTTTCCATTTCAGCTTTGGTGTTCGGACGCCATTAATCAAAGCAGGGACCGTGGTTGCATCGTTGGCTCCCGGTATCGATAGGACTTCCTCGTGAAACCTCTGAATATAGGAGGTAACAGACTCCCATTAGtgaaaaaaacctcatttgctgtggttttttggccattatttgctgcggttttggccccaagcattagtgatagcagcaaatgccctattttaaatgctgcggtttaaaaccgcaacaaaaaagggcattatttgctgcggtcaaacgaaaaccgcagcaaataaagaagactatttgctgcggtcagcccccaaaaccgcagcaaataagtggcattatttgctggggttttgggggctgaccgctGCAAATACtcttctttatttgctgcggttttcgtttgaccgcagcaaatagttggtatttttttttcttttttcgttttatactaataataatccactaataatgtacaatgtaataataatgattaatccaataataatccaatgataatcacaaataatcaacaataatctctttgtaataataaactctcgatcgtatatataatataatatcatgtacgtacatatatatataatatacattaaaaacctaacaaatctatactaattacaatttatcaaggacaaaaattagcaagatacgcggcaatcttgtcttttaattcgcgaatctctccacttctcagagggcgtgttttCCTCGGAATGTcttataaaacctataatataatataaaattaaaagattaataaatattagattttaccaataataataatttaagaatgtaacaaatacttataGCATCTATATTTTTGACTACGaaatccttcacggattttataatatcgtccatgtacttcagcgtgtagtagccgcaatcaacggaagtaGAAGGTTTTTGAAAGCAccaagagaaaatagatgttagtgccaaaaaagcttaaaaacgcataaaatcgcaacttaatacgtaatttctagcatatgactatgattttcaattctaaccacttcaacacaataatatatacccaatagtgttgtgtgccaagtttcgtgcaaaataaaccaagtttgagctactttatgcgcaaaagtggcaaaaacgcttaaaaacccttaaaatcgcaacttaacacgtaatttctagcatatgactatgattttaaattctaaccacttcaacacaataatatataccacatagtattttgtgccaagtttcttgcaaaacaaaccaagtttgagctactttatgcgcaaaagtggcaaaaacgcttaaaaacccttaaaatcgcaacttaacacgtaatttctagcatatgactatgattttcaattctcaccacttcaacacaataatatataccaaatagtgttgtgtgccaagtttcgtgcaaaacaaaccaagtttgagctactttatgcgcaaaagtggcaaaaatgctaaaaaacccttaacatcgcaacttaacacgtaatttctagaatatgactatgattttcaattctaaccactacaacacaataatatataccaaatagtgttgtgtgccaagtattgtgcaaaacaaactaagtttgagctactttatgcgcaaaagtggcaaaaacgcttaaaaacccttataattgcaatttaacacgtaatttctagcatatgactatgattttcaattctaaccacttgaacacaataatatataccaaatagtgttgtgtgccaagtttcttgcaaaacaaaccaagtttgagctactttatgcgcaaaagtggcaaaaacgcttaaaaacccttataattcaCAAGAGTGAATTATCACGCAAAcaagctaagtctacaagagtgaatccacaagggttgtcattttttatgcatcatcgattattatctacccacttacatttgaaaggACCAATATTGAAAGCAGAGTAGTCAAGcccccatatttcatgtaccctcccgtagtatacatatatagcatcaaccggcgcttgatccttcgcactcgcatAAAATGTAGATAGCGCCAAAATataaaccccactattctgtagataagatgacttcttgtcttgaccctcagtcaaaaatgtgaagccattgacatcgtaaccctcatatttgttgacatcatcacgcggaccaaaagctatccacttaacaatttcgaaTACActcttgagttcttcgcatattactcgattatgaaaacaattaataaacgtTTTGTtgtgcaactgcatcaatgccctattccctttagaaggatgttttgcgtgcaatatatcaaaatgctcactcaaataAGGATGAACTTTCGGAATAttatgcaacacatacaagtgtgcttgtagaaggctgtctcgaggaggtgtgaccgatttggagccaattgttccttttccctcaggccttccttcatgtctagaggttggaagtccaataggctttgccatggccaaatactcggctataaagttactaatctcatcgctcacagtgccttgaatcatactcccctcgggttgtgctggattcctcaccttgttttgtaaaacacccatgtgtgaTTCAAAAgcataacaccaccttaaaacaactggacccaaaagtttgatctcacgaatgagatggacaataagatgaaccattacgtcaaagaaagaaggtggaaaatacatctcaaacttgcataaagttacaatcacgtcgagttgaagtgcatcaagtttaaagggatcaagaactttactactaATTGttttgaagaacgaac harbors:
- the LOC130799582 gene encoding NAD(P)H-quinone oxidoreductase subunit S, chloroplastic codes for the protein MASCSLVPPSFQGAHLQKSQFLGQNHIKLSTLRSISTSCPKTISTKPIVSAKFDLYQIMGGRGLCNGEAGLKEELKKDTQTPPKTSDGNEEEELDNNAFAASNIQEIVPEDGFEKELLGLTGGFPGGEKGLKSFIEKNPPPPKTKSKRNDDLKMVLSSKKPKPPTLPLVLPGMIAVVKNPNNPYYMYCGIVQRITDGKAGVLFEGGNWDRLITFRLEELERREKGPPMTNPKSVVLEPLIEKLESQSTS